A stretch of Glandiceps talaboti chromosome 18, keGlaTala1.1, whole genome shotgun sequence DNA encodes these proteins:
- the LOC144449516 gene encoding carbohydrate deacetylase-like: protein MHKTLLHKTRAFIITMSSQRRIHKLVINADDFGYCPQRNKGIVDCFEAKAITSSSLIINGAFTKEAVTLAKTHKLPLGLHLNLTEGNPVHIIDQGASSLVDTNGYFLGKFGFREAIKRGTINMEEVRHEMQAQIDNFRELVGHLPLYVDGHHHCHVISGVAKVFAELLSKNGIRVTRLPVQYGLDKCSWVEKASMSFYQGVKEDAITALKIFKSHGISHPHGYIGLSTMGANMSVERIQTALDTSIKTVEETMSCSDSTLTFELMTHPGYQSIAGCGGFDGGPDTFALSKDREHEIMVLNDEKLKQYFVDHNIQLCSFDEMTNDYMK, encoded by the exons ATGCACAAAACCTTACTACATAAGACACGGGCTTTCATCATCACTATGAGTTCTCAACGGAGAATACACAAACTAGTAATTAATGCTGATGACTTTGGATACTGTCCTCAGAGAAATAAAGGCATCGTGGACTGTTTTGAAGCAAAAGCTATCACCAGTTCTTCACTCATAATTAATGGTGCATTTACCAAAGAAGCAGTCACACTGGCTAAAACACACAAACTACCATTAG GACTACACCTGAATTTGACAGAAGGCAACCCAGTACATATAATTGACCAAGGTGCTTCATCATTGGTGGATACAAATGGGTATTTTCTTGGAAAGTTTGGATTCAGGGAAGCAATAAAGAGAGGAACAATAAATATGGAAGAG GTGAGACATGAAATGCAGGcacaaattgataattttagAGAATTGGTTGGTCACCTCCCATTGTATGTAGATGGACATCACCATTGTCATGTTATATCAG GTGTGGCTAAGGTGTTTGCTGAGTTGTTGAGTAAGAATGGAATTCGTGTTACTAGACTACCAGTACAGTATGGGTTAGACAAATGTAGCTGGGTTGAAAAAGCCAGTATGTCGTTCTATCAAGGTGTCAAAGAAGATGCAATAACAGCATTGAAAATCTTTAAATCTCACGGAATAAG CCATCCACATGGCTATATTGGACTGAGTACAATGGGTGCAAACATGTCTGTGGAAAGAATCCAAACAGCTCTGGATACATCCATCAAAACAGTGGAAGAGACCATGTCATGCAGTGATTCAActctgacctttgaactcatGACCCATCCAGGTTACCAAAGCATTGCTGGCTGTGGTGGTTTCGATGGTGGACCTGATACTTTTGCATTATCAAAAGATCGTGAACACGAGATAATGGTACTAAACGATGAAAAACTAAAACAATACTTTGTAGATCATAATATACAACTTTGTTCCTTTGATGAAATG